A single genomic interval of Armigeres subalbatus isolate Guangzhou_Male chromosome 1, GZ_Asu_2, whole genome shotgun sequence harbors:
- the LOC134206116 gene encoding uncharacterized protein LOC134206116, which produces MQFFVLPKLTSSLPTSSFNPSEWKLPRTALLADPNFYEAGPVDVIIGAEHYLDLLAHGQLKVMDDGPTLQNTVFGWIVSGRVPDSSITIPRSLVHVCSSAELQDQLTKFWEVETCRTTSTHSVEESTCEEIFATTTVRDDSGRFVVTLPKKDYLIVKLGESRSTAVRRLCSLQRRLSLSPELRTQYSEFIQEYLDMGHMVEILDERCEGTTYYLPHHAVLKPESTTTKLRVVFDASCKTSTGVSLNDALMVGPVVQDELININLRFRLHRYAVVADVAKMYRMVAVSGPDQKLQRIVWTGNTDQDIRTFQLTTVTYGTASAPYLATRCLKQLAEEGKETHPTAAAVLKQNFYVDDMLSGVDDIEEGKQFVEEMVDLMQSGGFTLRKWNSNCGEILRQVPEHLRDDRSILTLDSADSTVKTLGLQWEPRRDVYRFSTPKWTESGAITKRIILSDISRLFDPLGIIGPVIVQAKLIVQELWERECSWDAPLSEDMTEKWLEYRRNMIGLDGFTVPRWVGVTKSMKSVQLHGFCDASKKAYGACIYVRTVTEDDEVDVQLFTAKSRVAPLENLKKKKKCLSTPRLELSSALLLAHLYEKVVESIHLTVESYFWTDSTIVKFWLASVPSRWKEFVSNRVSEIQHVTKGGLWNHVAGMENPADIISRGMAPPQLQYEPLWWHGPPWLLQEPINWPIFEPSANELHPSILEEKGAVVALLPSIKPGDIFSLRSSLTELVKLVAYAQRFGFNARVHNREHRKHGLLTLTERDDALHLLVRLAQNESFPQEYSELLRGRDVQASSRIAALNPEMVDGIICVGGRLRNARIPTSRKHPYILDHRHPFTMLVMTEYHQKLFHAGQQLLVSSVRGRYWPTNVRNLARKVIHNCVRCFRVKPKVHEQLMADLPAERVTPCSPFQRVGIDLCGPFLVTYPQRKARPVKCFVVVFVCLVTKAAHLELVADQSSQAFLASLRRFTSRRGKPGIIMCDNGRNFVGANRELAELRKLFIDQHFQDTVIGEATNESIEFRFIPARSPNFGGLWESAVKSFKTLLKRTIGSRSLVYDEFQTLLTQIEAVLNSRPLTPVSNDPSDYEALTPGHFLVQRPLTAIPEPNLDDLPENRLAAWQTVQHFVQYLWRKWSTQYLSNLQNRTKWTKKRNNVRVGTMVVLKDENQPPLNWLLGRITEVHTGADGNIRVVTVRTKDGSYKRAISKICILPIRDNVESSEEN; this is translated from the coding sequence ATGCAGTTTTTCGTCCTTCCGAAGCTGACTTCCTCATTGCCAACCTCCAGCTTCAATCCATCGGAATGGAAACTTCCTAGAACAGCTCTTTTGGCGGATCCAAACTTCTACGAAGCCGGACCAGTAGATGTGATCATCGGAGCGGAACATTATTTGGATTTATTGGCACATGGACAGCTGAAAGTGATGGATGATGGACCGACTTTGCAGAATACTGTGTTTGGATGGATCGTGTCAGGCCGTGTTCCGGATTCTTCAATCACCATACCTCGGTCCTTGGTCCATGTGTGTTCTAGTGCGGAGCTTCAGGATCAGCTAACCAAGTTCTGGGAAGTTGAAACTTGCCGTACAACCAGCACACACTCCGTTGAAGAATCTACTTGCGAAGAGATTTTCGCGACGACCACAGTACGCGACGATTCCGGAAGATTTGTTGTCACTCTTCCGAAGAAGGACTACCTCATCGTGAAGCTTGGCGAATCGAGGTCTACTGCAGTTCGACGATTGTGTAGTTTGCAGCGAAGACTCTCATTGAGTCCTGAACTTCGGACCCAGTATTCCGAGTTCATTCAAGAATACCTGGACATGGGGCACATGGTGGAGATTCTCGATGAAAGGTGTGAAGGTACTACGTACTACCTGCCTCATCACGCAGTACTGAAGCCGGAGAGTACAACCACCAAGCTGCGAGTGGTATTTGATGCATCCTGCAAAACATCAACTGGAGTCTCGTTGAACGATGCCCTTATGGTCGGACCCGTCGTACAGGATGAATTGATCAACATCAATCTCCGGTTCCGCCTCCATCGTTACGCTGTCGTTGCGGACGTAGCGAAGATGTATCGCATGGTAGCAGTCTCCGGCCCAGATCAGAAGCTCCAGAGAATCGTGTGGACAGGCAACACAGATCAAGACATTCGTACTTTCCAGTTGACTACCGTAACCTACGGAACCGCGTCTGCTCCGTATCTAGCTACCAGGTGTTTGAAGCAGCTAGCAGAAGAGGGAAAAGAAACCCACCCAACGGCCGCCGCCGTTCTGAAACAAAACTTCTACGTCGATGATATGTTGTCAGGCGTAGATGACATAGAAGAGGGTAAGCAGTTTGTCGAAGAAATGGTAGACTTAATGCAGTCCGGAGGTTTCACGCTAAGAAAGTGGAATTCCAATTGTGGCGAGATTTTGCGTCAGGTTCCAGAGCATCTACGAGACGATCGGTCTATTCTCACCCTTGATTCAGCAGACTCGACTGTTAAAACACTAGGTTTGCAGTGGGAACCACGAAGGGATGTTTATCGCTTCAGTACTCCAAAATGGACAGAATCTGGTGCGATTACCAAGCGCATTATATTATCGGACATCTCTCGACTGTTTGATCCGTTGGGCATAATCGGTCCAGTCATCGTTCAGGCTAAGCTGATCGTCCAGGAACTTTGGGAGCGTGAATGCAGCTGGGATGCACCATTAAGTGAAGACATGACAGAGAAATGGCTAGAGTATCGCAGAAATATGATAGGATTGGACGGTTTCACGGTTCCACGCTGGGTCGGAGTCACAAAATCAATGAAATCTGTTCAGCTACACGGCTTCTGCGATGCCTCAAAAAAGGCGTACGGTGCATGTATTTACGTTAGAACCGTGACGGAGGATGACGAAGTTGACGTACAATTGTTCACAGCTAAGTCTCGAGTTGCTCCTCTCGAGAATctcaaaaagaagaagaaatgtcTCTCCACTCCTCGTCTTGAGCTTTCTTCAGCACTATTGCTCGCGCATCTCTACGAGAAGGTTGTCGAAAGCATCCACCTGACCGTAGAATCATATTTTTGGACTGATTCTACGATAGTAAAGTTTTGGCTAGCGTCTGTACCCTCCAGATGGAAAGAGTTTGTGAGCAACCGCGTGTCAGAAATTCAGCATGTCACCAAGGGCGGTTTGTGGAACCATGTTGCCGGAATGGAGAACCCGGCCGACATAATTTCAAGGGGAATGGCACCCCCACAGTTGCAGTACGAACCTCTCTGGTGGCATGGGCCTCCTTGGCTTCTTCAAGAGCCGATAAATTGGCCGATCTTTGAGCCAAGCGCTAACGAGTTACACCCGTCGATACTGGAGGAGAAGGGAGCTGTCGTTGCATTGTTGCCAAGCATTAAGCCTGGTGATATCTTTAGCCTACGGTCGTCATTGACAGAGCTCGTAAAGCTGGTAGCATACGCACAACGTTTCGGCTTCAACGCAAGAGTGCACAACCGCGAACATCGAAAGCACGGATTACTAACGCTCACTGAACGTGATGATGCTCTTCATCTGCTAGTGCGTCTAGCTCAAAATGAATCGTTTCCGCAAGAATACTCCGAGCTATTACGTGGTCGTGATGTACAAGCATCCTCTCGAATTGCTGCACTGAACCCAGAAATGGTGGATGGCATTATTTGCGTTGGCGGCCGGTTACGAAACGCTAGAATCCCTACAAGTCGGAAGCATCCGTACATTTTGGACCACCGCCATCCATTCACTATGCTGGTCATGACTGAGTATCATCAGAAGCTGTTTCATGCTGGGCAGCAACTATTAGTTTCTTCTGTACGAGGCAGATACTGGCCGACGAATGTTCGTAACCTAGCTCGGAAGGTTATCCACAACTGCGTTCGATGTTTCCGTGTCAAGCCGAAAGTTCACGAGCAGTTGATGGCAGATCTTCCTGCGGAGAGAGTTACGCCATGCAGTCCCTTCCAACGCGTCGGCATAGATCTATGTGGTCCGTTCCTAGTCACGTACCCCCAGCGGAAAGCTCGTCCGGTGAAGTGTTTCGTCGTCGTCTTTGTTTGCCTAGTCACCAAGGCAGCCCATTTAGAATTAGTAGCTGATCAATCGTCGCAAGCTTTTTTGGCATCCCTCCGACGATTCACATCTCGACGGGGAAAACCGGGGATCATCATGTGCGACAACGGCAGAAACTTCGTCGGAGCAAACCGGGAATTAGCCGAATTGCGGAAGCTTTTCATCGATCAACACTTCCAAGACACCGTGATTGGAGAAGCAACGAACGAAAGTATAGAATTCCGTTTCATACCAGCGCGATCCCCAAATTTCGGAGGATTGTGGGAAAGTGCAGTAAAGTCGTTCAAAACGTTGCTGAAGAGAACGATAGGAAGTAGAAGCCTGGTGTATGACGAGTTCCAGACACTACTCACGCAAATCGAGGCAGTTTTGAACTCTCGTCCGCTTACACCAGTCAGCAATGATCCCAGCGATTATGAAGCGTTAACGCCAGGACATTTCCTTGTCCAACGTCCACTCACAGCAATTCCGGAGCCAAATCTGGATGATCTTCCGGAGAATCGATTGGCGGCATGGCAAACTGTGCAGCATTTCGTTCAATACTTGTGGAGGAAATGGTCAACGCAATACTTATCCAACCTTCAAAACCGTACAAAGTGGACCAAGAAGCGGAACAACGTGAGAGTCGGAACAATGGTGGTGCTGAAGGATGAAAATCAACCACCACTAAATTGGCTTTTGGGTCGGATCACAGAAGTTCATACCGGAGCAGACGGAAACATTCGGGTAGTGACAGTTAGAACGAAGGATGGCAGCTACAAACGTGCAATTTCAAAGATCTGCATCCTTCCAATCCGTGACAATGTCGAATCATCAGAGGAGAACTAG
- the LOC134206117 gene encoding uncharacterized protein LOC134206117, producing MSDLRALMKRERMLQQKWLRWQNEVYSDFFLLREKIELLVEDAKGTDEDGIDSKKDEKEKKDAISREQENLRVVEEFENRYCMVKGSLLKLLPAKVSVQRVDGNSGGQSAQHSKVKLPEISLPTFSGKLGDWVMFRDTFRSLIHQNGELNPMDKFTYLRTSLKGDALMEINTIELSAVNYEVAWQVLQERYENKKLIVKAYLDALFRWSRSEESRTTD from the exons ATGAGTGATTTACGTGCTTTGATGAAGCGTGAGCGCATGCTTCAGCAAAAGTGGCTACGGTGGCAAA ATGAAGTGTATTCAGATTTCTTTTTGCTGCGTGAGAAAATCGAGCTACTGGTGGAGGATGCGAAAGGTACGGACGAAGACGGAATCGATTCCAAAAAGGATGAGAAAGAGAAAAAGGATGCTATTTCCCGCGAACAGGAAAATCTACGTGTCGTAGAGGAGTTTGAAAACCGCTACTGCATGGTGAAAGGATCTTTGCTGAAACTGCTTCCGGCAAAGGTTTCGGTTCAGCGAGTTGATGGGAATTCTGGTGGGCAATCCGCACAACACTCCAAGGTGAAATTGCCAGAAATCAGTTTGCCAACGTTCAGCGGCAAACTAGGAGATTGGGTGATGTTTCGGGATACTTTCCGCAGTCTCATCCATCAGAACGGTGAGCTGAACCCGATGGACAAGTTCACATACTTGAGGACGTCACTCAAGGGAGATGCTCTGATGGAAATCAACACCATTGAACTCTCGGCCGTCAACTACGAGGTTGCGTGGCAGGTTCTCCAGGAGCGCTATGAGAACAAAAAGCTGATCGTCAAGGCGTACTTGGATGCACTTTTTCGATGGAGCCGCTCAGAAGAGAGTCGTACGACGGACTGA
- the LOC134224709 gene encoding uncharacterized protein LOC134224709: MHHPIIGRQPCKRCTRVPRRNVFRPCVPIKIKDSPRDGRVGVFAESPAHLSPSIVTGHRIKRRKHVFLKWKRSFVRKTGCMMKVVSEEQTKTKTKALIAPSRRSAPRDGISAVYVLMHFLAFNDEGTRSAHSAVAAMDDGCLILTGTSAEPHMQPARENESYKAMMTTTTTNGSGCTFYGCFDCWREGWPPSKELRGIARKSKYQYDGGRVRGKNKMVDKLWSVSLQGMSLPERSTEHCNMLKQLMRNRDSRMNLLGKSNLQLGLA, encoded by the exons ATGCATCATCCCATCATCGGCCGGCAGCCTTGCAAACGATGCACTCGTGTGCCACGAAG GAATGTGTTCCGGCCTTGCGTTCCGATTAAGATCAAGGACTCCCCCCGAGATGGACGGGTGGGTGTGTTTGCTGAATCGCCAGCTCATCTATCGCCGTCCATCGTCACCGGACATCGGATAAAGCGACGGAAACACGTGTTTTTGAAGTGGAAGCGAAGCTTCGTTCGCAAAACGGGCTGTATGATGAAAGTCGTCAGCGAGGAACAAACCAAGACCAAGACCAAGGCGTTGATCGCGCCGTCGCGCCGCTCCGCGCCACGCGATGGTATAAGTGCAGTGTATGTATTAATGCACTTTTTAGCATTCAACGACGAAGGCACACGAAGTGCACACAGTGCAGTCGCCGCAATGGATGATGGCTGTCTCATTCTAACCGGAACGAGCGCAGAACCACACATGCAGCCAGCTCGGGAGAATGAATCGTACAAggcgatgatgacgacgacgacgacgaacgGCTCCGGTTGCACTTTTTACGGTTGCTTCGATTGCTGGCGCGAGGGGTGGCCGCCGTCgaaggaacttcgaggaattgcGAGAAAGAGCAAGTATCAATACGACGGTGGCAGAGTGCGAGGAAAAAACAAAATGGTGGACAAATTGTGGTCGGTTTCGCTGCAAGGAATGTCACTGCCGGAAAGGAGCACCGAACACTGCAATATGCTGAAGCAATTAATGCGGAACCGTGACTCTAGGATGAACCTCTTGGGAAAGTCAAACTTGCAACTCGGGTTGGCCTAA